In one window of Camelina sativa cultivar DH55 chromosome 15, Cs, whole genome shotgun sequence DNA:
- the LOC104748047 gene encoding mitogen-activated protein kinase kinase 8-like: MVLVRNPRFLNLKLQPSTTTPSTCPSFFPIAAASMVTSCASNNISTTDLDRINVLGSGNGGTVFKVKNKTTSEIYALKKIKEDMDSTSRQQLLREIEILRLVNSSSIVKCHDIFQNPSGEVSILMDYMDLGTLESLRGKVVTEDQLALMARQILQGLNYLHELKIVHRDIKPANLLRSSKEEVKIADFGVSKIVAKSLNKCNSFVGTYAYMSPERLDSEAEGVTEEDRLNVYAGDIWSFGLTMLEIFVGYFPLLPQGQKPDQAAIICAVCFAEPPKAPEECSDELKSFIDCCLRKKASERWTASQLLNHPFLQHQD, from the coding sequence ATGGTTCTTGTTAGAAATCCTCGATTCCTAAATCTCAAGTTACAACCTTCCACCACTACTCCATCTACTTGCCCCAGCTTTTTCCCCATCGCTGCCGCTTCAATGGTTACTTCCTGTGCAAGCAACAACATCTCAACTACTGATCTGGATAGGATCAATGTTCTCGGTAGCGGAAACGGCGGAACCGTCTTCAAAGTTAAGAACAAGACAACCTCAGAGATCTACGCcttgaagaaaatcaaagaagacATGGATTCAACTTCCCGCCAGCAACTCCTCCGCGAGATAGAGATCCTACGTCTCGTCAACTCTTCTAGCATCGTAAAGTGTCACGACATCTTCCAGAATCCTTCCGGAGAAGTATCTATTCTGATGGACTACATGGATCTCGGCACGCTAGAGTCTCTACGTGGCAAAGTCGTTACAGAGGATCAACTAGCTTTGATGGCTCGTCAGATTTTACAAGGTTTAAATTACTTGCACGAGCTCAAGATCGTTCATAGAGATATCAAGCCAGCGAATCTACTACGTAGCTCGAAAGAAGAAGTCAAAATCGCAGACTTTGGAGTAAGCAAGATCGTGGCCAAGTCTTTAAACAAGTGCAACTCGTTCGTGGGCACGTACGCGTATATGAGTCCCGAAAGACTCGACAGTGAAGCTGAAGGTGTTACAGAAGAAGACAGATTGAACGTTTATGCAGGAGATATATGGAGTTTTGGGCTTACGATGCTCGAGATCTTTGTGGGTTACTTCCCGCTGCTTCCTCAAGGACAGAAACCAGACCAGGCCGCCATAATATGCGCCGTGTGCTTTGCAGAACCACCGAAAGCCCCCGAAGAATGCTCTGACGAGTTGAAGAGTTTCATCGACTGCTGTTTACGTAAAAAAGCTAGCGAGAGGTGGACAGCTTCTCAGCTTCTCAACCACCCTTTTCTCCAACACCAAGATTAG
- the LOC104744787 gene encoding F-box/kelch-repeat protein At3g06240-like has translation MKAIQLLWEAIMEATKRGRRKEDDDGDGEEKTSRKASPESLVLPPEIITEILLRLPAKSVGRFRCVSKLFCSLSSNPRFAKSHLDLILRNESVRSLHRKLIVSSHNLYSLDFDSIGCEGTRDLAATELNYPLKDDASLFSEMIRSYVRDHMEDDRRVMLTLNVKPYRRNWVEIVGSSYGLVCISPGEGVVFLYNPTTGDSKRLPETIRYGIDNFQSYGFGFDDLTEDYKVVKLVASSDEVLDASVYSLKADSWRRICSLNYEHNDGFYTSGVHFSGAIHWVFTESSGNQRVVVAFDLRTEEFREMTLPDEAEDCQHRFRNFVVGSLNGCLCVVNSCYEEHDDLWVMHEYGEAKSWSRIRISWLFRSMKPLCSTKNDEEVLLELDGGMVLYNFETDASSVLGIRGVKLSDGFEANTYLESLISPNSYGI, from the coding sequence ATGAAAGCGATCCAGTTGCTGTGGGAAGCGATAATGGAGGCGACGAAGAGAGGAAGACGGAAAGAAGATGACGACGGCGACGGAGAAGAAAAAACCAGCAGAAAAGCTTCACCAGAATCCCTCGTTCTTCCTCCGGAGATCATCACAGAAATTCTTCTCCGATTACCGGCCAAATCGGTCGGGCGATTCAGGTGCGTGTCAAAGCTCTTTTGCTCTTTATCGTCGAATCCTAGGTTCGCGAAGAGTCATCTCGATCTAATCCTCCGAAACGAATCCGTACGATCTCTCCACCGCAAGCTTATCGTATCTTCACATAATCTCTACTCGTTAGATTTCGATTCGATTGGATGTGAAGGAACTAGGGATTTAGCTGCTACGGAACTCAATTATCCGCTTAAGGACGATGCGAGCCTTTTCTCTGAGATGATTAGGAGTTACGTTAGGGATCATATGGAAGATGATCGTCGTGTGATGCTTACGCTGAATGTGAAACCTTATAGAAGAAACTGGGTTGAGATCGTTGGATCTTCCTATGGTTTAGTGTGTATCTCTCCTGGTGAAggtgttgttttcttgtataatCCAACCACTGGTGATTCCAAGAGATTACCTGAAACTATACGATACGGAATAGATAATTTCCAAAGTTATGGATTTGGTTTCGATGATCTCACTGAAGATTACAAAGTGGTGAAGCTTGTTGCTAGTAGTGACGAGGTTCTCGATGCTAGTGTGTATTCTTTGAAAGCAGACTCATGGAGAAGGATCTGCAGTTTGAATTATGAGCACAACGATGGTTTCTACACGTCAGGTGTGCATTTCAGCGGTGCGATTCACTGGGTGTTCACAGAGAGTAGCGGTAACCAAAGAGTGGTCGTAGCATTTGATCTTCGAACAGAGGAGTTTAGAGAGATGACATTGCCTGATGAAGCTGAGGATTGTCAACATAGGTTTAGAAACTTCGTGGTCGGTAGTCTCAACGGATGTTTGTGTGTTGTCAATAGTTGCTACGAGGAGCACGATGACTTATGGGTGATGCATGAGTACGGTGAAGCTAAATCATGGAGCAGAATCCGGATCAGCTGGTTGTTTAGGTCGATGAAACCTCTGTGTTCGACTAAGAACGATGAAGAGGTTCTTCTGGAGCTTGATGGAGGCATGGTGTTGTACAACTTTGAGACTGATGCATCGAGTGTTCTTGGAATTCGAGGTGTTAAGCTCAGCGACGGGTTCGAGGCTAATACATACCTAGAGAGCCTCATATCACCAAACTCTTATGGGATATAA
- the LOC104744788 gene encoding protein FAR1-RELATED SEQUENCE 7 isoform X1, which produces MDMESADTEPNNMVVKAYPLGMRIMNNNGIGEDEGDSGVEPYIGLEFDTAEEARDYYNSYATRTGFKVRTGQLYRSRTDGTVSSRRFVCSKEGFQLNSRTGCPAFIRVQRRDTGKWVLDQIQKEHNHELGGHVEETTPRPSVQQRAPTPTKLGISVPHRPKMKVVDEADKGRSCPSGVISFKRFKGAEESDVQTQPKATEPYAGLEFSSANEACQFYQAYAEVVGFRVRIGQLFRSKVDGSITSRRFVCSKEGFQHPSRMGCGAYMRIKRQDSGGWIVDRLNKDHNHELEPGKKNAGMKKITEDVTGGLDSVDLIELNDFSNHISKARENTIGKEWYPLLFDYFQSKQAEDMGFFYAVELDSNGSCMSIFWADSRSRFACSQFGDAVVFDTSYRKGEYSVPFAMFIGFNHHRQPVLLGGALVADESKEAFSWLFQTWLRAMSGRRPRSIVADQDLPIQQAVAQVFPGAHHRFSAWQIRSKERENLRSFPNEFKYEYEKCLYQSQTTVEFDTMWSALVNKYGLRDNMWLREIYEKRENWVPAYLRASFFGGIPVNGTFEPFYGTSLNSLTSLREFISRYEQGLEQRREEERKEDFNSYNLQPFLQTKEPVEEQCRRLYTLTIFRIFQSELAQSYNYLGLKTYEEGAISRFLVRKCGNENEKHAVTFSASNLNASCSCQMFEYEGLLCRHILKVFNLLDIRELPSRYILHRWTKNAEFGFVRDVESGVTSQDLKALMIWSLREAASKYIEFGTSSLEKYKLAYEIMREGGKKLCWQR; this is translated from the exons ATGGACATGGAGAG TGCAGATACTGAGCCTAACAACATGGTTGTCAAAGCTTACCCATTAGGTATGCGGATTATGAATAACAATGGCATTGGTGAAGATGAAGGAGACTCTGGAGTTGAACCGTATATTGGACTAGAGTTTGACACTGCAGAGGAAGCAAGGGACTACTACAATTCTTATGCTACGAGGACTGGTTTTAAGGTTAGGACGGGTCAGTTGTATAGATCGAGGACCGATGGAACAGTTTCTTCGAGGAGGTTTGTTTGCTCTAAGGAAGGTTTTCAGCTTAATTCAAGAACCGGGTGTCCTGCGTTTATCAGAGTGCAGCGACGAGATACTGGCAAATGGGTTCTTGATCAGATTCAGAAAGAGCATAACCATGAGCTTGGAGGTCATGTAGAGGAGACTACTCCTCGTCCTTCAGTGCAACAGAGAGCACCGACTCCCACGAAGCTAGGCATATCGGTTCCACATAGACCCAAGATGAAAGTTGTTGATGAGGCTGATAAAGGAAGGTCATGCCCTTCTGGTGTGATCTCTTTTAAGCGCTTCAAAGGAGCTGAAGAGAGTGATGTGCAAACGCAGCCCAAGGCTACTGAACCCTATGCAGGGTTGGAGTTCAGCTCAGCTAATGAAGCTTGCCAGTTTTATCAAGCGTATGCAGAAGTTGTAGGTTTTAGAGTTCGGATAGGTCAGTTGTTTCGATCAAAAGTCGACGGATCGATTACATCAAGAAGATTTGTCTGTTCAAAAGAAGGGTTTCAGCATCCTTCGAGAATGGGCTGTGGAGCTTACATGAGGATCAAAAGACAAGACTCTGGAGGTTGGATAGTGGATCGTCTCAATAAAGATCATAATCATGAGCTTGAACCGGGAAAGAAGAATGCTGGTATGAAAAAGATAACAGAAGATGTGACAGGAGGGTTGGATTCTGTGGATCTTATTGAACTAAACGACTTCAGCAATCACATCAGTAAAGCCAGAGAAAACACCATAGGAAAGGAATGGTATCCATTGCTTTTTGATTACTTTCAGTCAAAACAGGCAGAAGACATGGGATTCTTTTACGCCGTCGAGCTTGATAGTAATGGAAGCTGCATGAGCATCTTTTGGGCAGATAGCAGATCAAGATTTGCCTGCAGCCAGTTTGGTGATGCTGTTGTTTTTGATACTTCATATAGAAAAGGAGAATACTCTGTTCCGTTTGCTATGTTTATTGGTTTTAATcaccataggcaacccgtgctTCTCGGGGGTGCCTTAGTTGCTGATGAATCTAAAGAGGCTTTCTCATGGTTGTTTCAGACATGGCTTCGTGCCATGTCAGGGCGTCGTCCCAGATCTATTGTAGCTGATCAAGACTTGCCTATCCAACAAGCTGTGGCTCAAGTCTTTCCCGGGGCACATCACCGGTTCTCAGCGTGGCAAATAAGGTCTAAAGAACGAGAGAATCTCAGGTCATTCCCGAATGAATTCAAGTACGAGTACGAGAAATGTTTATACCAGTCGCAGACAACGGTCGAGTTTGACACTATGTGGAGTGCTTTGGTAAACAAGTACGGCCTTAGGGATAACATGTGGCTcagagaaatatatgaaaaacgAGAGAATTGGGTACCGGCATATCTAAGAGCCAGTTTCTTTGGTGGAATCCCTGTAAACGGCACCTTCGAGCCATTTTACGGAACTTCTCTTAATTCTCTAACGTCTCTCAGGGAGTTCATCTCGCGGTATGAGCAAGGACTAGAGCAGCGCCGTGAAGAGGAACGCAAAGAGGATTTCAATTCTTATAACTTGCAGCCGTTTCTACAAACGAAAGAACCCGTTGAAGAACAATGCAGAAGGTTGTACACGCTCACCATTTTCAGAATTTTCCAGAGCGAGCTTGCTCAATCTTATAATTACCTTGGTTTAAAGACCTATGAGGAAGGAGCTATCAGCAGGTTTCTGGTGAGGAAATGTGGGAACGAGAATGAGAAGCACGCGGTGACTTTCAGTGCATCGAATCTCAATGCAAGCTGCAGTTGTCAGATGTTTGAGTACGAAGGGCTTCTGTGCAGACATATCTTGAAAGTGTTCAACCTCTTAGACATTCGAGAACTCCCATCTCGATATATACTGCATCGGTGGACCAAAAACGCGGAGTTTGGGTTTGTACGCGATGTAGAATCAGGCGTGACTTCTCAGGACCTTAAGGCCTTGATGATCTGGAGCCTGAGGGAAGCAGCTTCGAAGTATATAGAGTTTGGGACATCTTCTCTGGAGAAGTATAAGCTTGCATATGAGATCATGCGTGAGGGTGGGAAGAAACTGTGTTGGCAGAGATGA
- the LOC104744788 gene encoding protein FAR1-RELATED SEQUENCE 7 isoform X2 encodes MVVKAYPLGMRIMNNNGIGEDEGDSGVEPYIGLEFDTAEEARDYYNSYATRTGFKVRTGQLYRSRTDGTVSSRRFVCSKEGFQLNSRTGCPAFIRVQRRDTGKWVLDQIQKEHNHELGGHVEETTPRPSVQQRAPTPTKLGISVPHRPKMKVVDEADKGRSCPSGVISFKRFKGAEESDVQTQPKATEPYAGLEFSSANEACQFYQAYAEVVGFRVRIGQLFRSKVDGSITSRRFVCSKEGFQHPSRMGCGAYMRIKRQDSGGWIVDRLNKDHNHELEPGKKNAGMKKITEDVTGGLDSVDLIELNDFSNHISKARENTIGKEWYPLLFDYFQSKQAEDMGFFYAVELDSNGSCMSIFWADSRSRFACSQFGDAVVFDTSYRKGEYSVPFAMFIGFNHHRQPVLLGGALVADESKEAFSWLFQTWLRAMSGRRPRSIVADQDLPIQQAVAQVFPGAHHRFSAWQIRSKERENLRSFPNEFKYEYEKCLYQSQTTVEFDTMWSALVNKYGLRDNMWLREIYEKRENWVPAYLRASFFGGIPVNGTFEPFYGTSLNSLTSLREFISRYEQGLEQRREEERKEDFNSYNLQPFLQTKEPVEEQCRRLYTLTIFRIFQSELAQSYNYLGLKTYEEGAISRFLVRKCGNENEKHAVTFSASNLNASCSCQMFEYEGLLCRHILKVFNLLDIRELPSRYILHRWTKNAEFGFVRDVESGVTSQDLKALMIWSLREAASKYIEFGTSSLEKYKLAYEIMREGGKKLCWQR; translated from the coding sequence ATGGTTGTCAAAGCTTACCCATTAGGTATGCGGATTATGAATAACAATGGCATTGGTGAAGATGAAGGAGACTCTGGAGTTGAACCGTATATTGGACTAGAGTTTGACACTGCAGAGGAAGCAAGGGACTACTACAATTCTTATGCTACGAGGACTGGTTTTAAGGTTAGGACGGGTCAGTTGTATAGATCGAGGACCGATGGAACAGTTTCTTCGAGGAGGTTTGTTTGCTCTAAGGAAGGTTTTCAGCTTAATTCAAGAACCGGGTGTCCTGCGTTTATCAGAGTGCAGCGACGAGATACTGGCAAATGGGTTCTTGATCAGATTCAGAAAGAGCATAACCATGAGCTTGGAGGTCATGTAGAGGAGACTACTCCTCGTCCTTCAGTGCAACAGAGAGCACCGACTCCCACGAAGCTAGGCATATCGGTTCCACATAGACCCAAGATGAAAGTTGTTGATGAGGCTGATAAAGGAAGGTCATGCCCTTCTGGTGTGATCTCTTTTAAGCGCTTCAAAGGAGCTGAAGAGAGTGATGTGCAAACGCAGCCCAAGGCTACTGAACCCTATGCAGGGTTGGAGTTCAGCTCAGCTAATGAAGCTTGCCAGTTTTATCAAGCGTATGCAGAAGTTGTAGGTTTTAGAGTTCGGATAGGTCAGTTGTTTCGATCAAAAGTCGACGGATCGATTACATCAAGAAGATTTGTCTGTTCAAAAGAAGGGTTTCAGCATCCTTCGAGAATGGGCTGTGGAGCTTACATGAGGATCAAAAGACAAGACTCTGGAGGTTGGATAGTGGATCGTCTCAATAAAGATCATAATCATGAGCTTGAACCGGGAAAGAAGAATGCTGGTATGAAAAAGATAACAGAAGATGTGACAGGAGGGTTGGATTCTGTGGATCTTATTGAACTAAACGACTTCAGCAATCACATCAGTAAAGCCAGAGAAAACACCATAGGAAAGGAATGGTATCCATTGCTTTTTGATTACTTTCAGTCAAAACAGGCAGAAGACATGGGATTCTTTTACGCCGTCGAGCTTGATAGTAATGGAAGCTGCATGAGCATCTTTTGGGCAGATAGCAGATCAAGATTTGCCTGCAGCCAGTTTGGTGATGCTGTTGTTTTTGATACTTCATATAGAAAAGGAGAATACTCTGTTCCGTTTGCTATGTTTATTGGTTTTAATcaccataggcaacccgtgctTCTCGGGGGTGCCTTAGTTGCTGATGAATCTAAAGAGGCTTTCTCATGGTTGTTTCAGACATGGCTTCGTGCCATGTCAGGGCGTCGTCCCAGATCTATTGTAGCTGATCAAGACTTGCCTATCCAACAAGCTGTGGCTCAAGTCTTTCCCGGGGCACATCACCGGTTCTCAGCGTGGCAAATAAGGTCTAAAGAACGAGAGAATCTCAGGTCATTCCCGAATGAATTCAAGTACGAGTACGAGAAATGTTTATACCAGTCGCAGACAACGGTCGAGTTTGACACTATGTGGAGTGCTTTGGTAAACAAGTACGGCCTTAGGGATAACATGTGGCTcagagaaatatatgaaaaacgAGAGAATTGGGTACCGGCATATCTAAGAGCCAGTTTCTTTGGTGGAATCCCTGTAAACGGCACCTTCGAGCCATTTTACGGAACTTCTCTTAATTCTCTAACGTCTCTCAGGGAGTTCATCTCGCGGTATGAGCAAGGACTAGAGCAGCGCCGTGAAGAGGAACGCAAAGAGGATTTCAATTCTTATAACTTGCAGCCGTTTCTACAAACGAAAGAACCCGTTGAAGAACAATGCAGAAGGTTGTACACGCTCACCATTTTCAGAATTTTCCAGAGCGAGCTTGCTCAATCTTATAATTACCTTGGTTTAAAGACCTATGAGGAAGGAGCTATCAGCAGGTTTCTGGTGAGGAAATGTGGGAACGAGAATGAGAAGCACGCGGTGACTTTCAGTGCATCGAATCTCAATGCAAGCTGCAGTTGTCAGATGTTTGAGTACGAAGGGCTTCTGTGCAGACATATCTTGAAAGTGTTCAACCTCTTAGACATTCGAGAACTCCCATCTCGATATATACTGCATCGGTGGACCAAAAACGCGGAGTTTGGGTTTGTACGCGATGTAGAATCAGGCGTGACTTCTCAGGACCTTAAGGCCTTGATGATCTGGAGCCTGAGGGAAGCAGCTTCGAAGTATATAGAGTTTGGGACATCTTCTCTGGAGAAGTATAAGCTTGCATATGAGATCATGCGTGAGGGTGGGAAGAAACTGTGTTGGCAGAGATGA
- the LOC104744789 gene encoding probable galacturonosyltransferase-like 4, with the protein MASRSLSYTQLLGLLSFILLLLVTTTMAVRVGVILHKPSAPTLPVFREAPAFRNGDQCGTLEADQIHIAMTLDTNYLRGTMAAVLSLLQHSTCPENLSFHFLSLPHFENDLFTSIKSTFPYLNFKIYQFDPNLVRSKISKSIRQALDQPLNYARIYLADIIPSTVDRIIYLDSDLVVVDDIEKLWHVEMEGKVVAAPEYCHANFTYYFTKAFWSDPVLVKVLEGKRPCYFNTGVMVVDVNKWRKGSYTQKVEEWMTIQKQKRIYHLGSLPPFLLIFAGDIKAVNHRWNQHGLGGDNFEGRCRTLHPGPISLLHWSGKGKPWLRLDSRKPCIVDHLWAPYDLYRSSRHSLEE; encoded by the coding sequence ATGGCCTCAAGGAGCCTCTCCTATACACAACTCCTAGGCCTCCTGTCCTTTATCCTCCTCCTCTTGGTCACAACCACAATGGCGGTTCGTGTTGGAGTCATTCTTCATAAACCCTCTGCTCCAACTCTCCCTGTTTTCAGAGAAGCCCCAGCTTTTAGAAACGGTGATCAATGCGGAACCCTTGAGGCTGATCAAATCCATATCGCCATGACTCTCGACACAAACTACCTCCGTGGGACAATGGCAGCCGTTTTGTCTCTCCTTCAGCATTCAACTTGTCCTGAAAACCTCTCTTTTCATTTCCTCTCCCTCCCTCATTTCGAAAACGACCTCTTCACCAGCATCAAATCGACCTTTCCTTACCTCAACTTCAAGATTTATCAGTTCGATCCAAACCTCGTCCGCAGCAAAATCTCTAAATCCATCAGGCAAGCCCTCGACCAGCCGCTGAACTACGCGAGAATCTACCTCGCGGACATCATCCCTAGCACCGTAGACCGTATCATCTACCTAGACTCTGACCTCGTTGTGGTAGACGACATAGAGAAGCTCTGGCATGTGGAGATGGAAGGTAAAGTCGTGGCAGCTCCCGAGTACTGCCACGCAAACTTCACGTACTATTTCACAAAAGCCTTCTGGTCAGACCCGGTGCTTGTGAAAGTACTCGAAGGGAAACGCCCGTGTTACTTCAACACAGGGGTGATGGTAGTTGATGTAAACAAATGGAGGAAAGGATCATACACACAGAAGGTAGAAGAGTGGATGACgattcaaaagcaaaagagaataTACCATTTGGGATCACTACCTCCGTTTCTGCTCATATTCGCCGGTGATATAAAAGCGGTTAACCATAGATGGAACCAGCACGGTCTCGGAGGTGATAATTTCGAAGGAAGATGTAGAACGTTGCATCCTGGTCCAATAAGTCTTCTTCATTGGAGCGGGAAAGGGAAGCCATGGTTGAGACTAGATTCAAGAAAGCCTTGTATCGTTGATCATCTATGGGCACCATATGATCTATACCGTTCATCAAGACATTCATTAGAAGAGTAG
- the LOC104744790 gene encoding probable protein phosphatase 2C 35, whose product MGCVQCKCCSRYPSSSSDGDSRGPVGANGVVKGKDQKPLGSIHVPSPNFDMVYSVLSQRGYYPDSPDKENQDTYCIKTELQGNPNVHFFGVFDGHGVFGTQCSNFVKERVVEMLSEDPTLLEDPEKAYKSAFLRVNEELHDSEIDDSMSGTTAITVLVVGDKIYVANVGDSRAVLAVKDRNRILAEDLSYDQTPFRKDECERVKACGARVLSVDQVEGLKDPNIQTWANEESEGGDPPRLWVQNGMYPGTAFTRSVGDFTAESIGVTAEPEVSMVHLSPNHLFFVVASDGIFEFLPSQAVVDMVGRYADPRDGCAAAAAESYKLWLEHENRTDDITIIIVQIKKLS is encoded by the exons ATGGGTTGTGTTCAATGCAAATGTTGTAGCCGGTACCCATCGTCATCATCAGATGGAGATTCTCGTGGACCTGTTGGAGCCAATGGTGTTGTCAAAGGGAAAGATCAGAAACCTCTTGGATCTATTCACGTTCCTTCTCCTAATTTCGACATGGTTTACTCTGTGTTATCTCAGCGAGGCTATTACCCTGATTCACCTGATAAAGAGAATCAAGACACTTACTGCATCAAAACCGAGCTTCAAGGTAACCCAAATGTTCATTTCTTCGGTGTGTTTGATGGTCACGGCGTGTTCGGTACGCAGTGTTCCAATTTCGTCAAGGAGAGGGTTGTTGAAATGTTGTCTGAAGACCCAACTCTGCTTGAGGATCCAGAGAAAGCTTACAAGTCTGCGTTTTTAAGGGTGAATGAGGAGTTACACGATAGTGAAATCGATGATTCGATGAGTGGTACTACTGCCATTACGGTTCTTGTTGTTGGGGATAAGATTTATGTTGCTAATGTAGGGGATTCGAGGGCGGTTCTTGCTGTTAAAGACAGGAACAGGATTTTAGCAGAGGATTTGTCTTATGATCAAACGCCTTTTAGGAAAGATGAATGCGAGAGGGTGAAAGCGTGTGGAGCTAGAGTGCTGAGTGTTGATCAAGTGGAAGGATTGAAAGATCCGAATATACAGACATGGGCTAACGAAGAGAGCGAAGGAGGGGATCCGCCGAGACTTTGGGTACAAAACGGGATGTATCCGGGAACTGCTTTCACAAGGAGTGTTGGAGATTTTACAGCTGAGAGCATTGGAGTTACTGCGGAACCAGAAGTGTCAATGGTTCATCTTTCGCCTAACCATTTGTTTTTCGTTGTTGCTAGCGATGGGATTTTCGAGTTTCTTCCAAGCCAAGCTGTTGTTGATATG GTGGGGAGATACGCTGATCCGCGCGATGGATGTGCTGCAGCGGCAGCAGAATCGTACAAACTGTGGTTGGAACATGAGAATAGGACAGATGATATCACAATTATCATTGTACAGATTAAAAAGCTGTCTTAA